The genomic stretch CCAGGCGGCGCGACCGCTGATCGAGAAGTACTGCATGTTTTCGGGGAGGAAGCCCAAGTCCATGGAGTAGTTGGTCTCGATCGCCCAGGTGGTCTTGTAGTCGGTTTTGCCGTCGTCTGAGCAGGTCAGCCCCGGGGTGCCGGGACCAAACAGGCCACATTGATTGAAGGCGTTGTGGTTGATTTCCTTGTACAGCAGCGGCGCGACGTTGAAGTAGCCCTTGTAGGGAAGGTCGAACGCGAACTGCAGGCCGGCGACGAAATCCCGCTTGCTGGGCGCGAGAAAGGTGTTTTCGGTCTCGACGTCGGCGCCGATCTCGAACGAGATGTTGTTCAGCGGTCCGATCGAGAACGCCTTGGTGTTGAACAGCTGATTCCAGCCGAAGGTGGAGCGCACCAGGCCGTAGACCTCGGTCGCGCCGGCGCAACTTGCAGCGGCGCCGCTCTGCAGCACGCCGGCATTGACGCACGGACCGGCCGGATCGTTGTGGTCGGACTTGAACATCGACACGTTGAAGAAGTTGGTGCCGTAGGCCCAGGCGTCGAAGTGGGTGAAGGAATAGACCTGCTTGGCGGTCTTGCCGTTGACGCTGCCGTCCCGGCGGACGCTGAAGGCGCCGGGATCGGTGCCGTTCGGCATCCAGGAATAGGTCAGCCGGTTGTCGATGACCAGGAAGAACGGCAGGTCCGGAACGGCCTTGACGGCCTTTGCCGGGAAGTCGGCGGCATGGACGGTGCCGGTGGAAGACATCGCAGCAATCGCGAGCAGATTGATCGCCGCCACAGTAATCGCTCGGTAGCCATTGGACATTGCAACCCCCCAAAAGATAAATACGTACAACAAGAACATACAAGACGTACATTTATCTCTGGGGAAGTCCAAATTAGCGGCAGTCGGCCGCACAATAATCTTGCGGAGCGCGCCGGGCGGCGGCGACGGCGACGTCCCCGACGGCAGTCTCGCCGCATCGCAAGCGCTTATTTCCGCTGTGACGACGGCACCATTGCGCGGCGCGGGCGCAGCGCAGCAACGTTCGTCTCGGGGCTGCTCAATTATTTAGCGGCGGCCGCTGCTGCGCGGCGCGCCCAACGGATTGCTACAACTTGTAACAAAAATGCAACATCGGGTCTGGCGGTTTTCGTTAGCGTGGCGCGCTGGAGGCACGCTGCGCTTGACGCCGGAAATGTCTTCAAAGAATATACGACTCGTACATTTTATTTCGGCAAGATCGCCCGACGCCCTGACCATAGGATGCTTCCATGATGTCGACCGCCTCTGCCTCGTTCCCCGTGCTCGAGGGCTTCGATCCCTTCAGCGAAGAGTTTCTCAGTGATCCGGCGCCGACCATCAAGCGCGCGCAAGCGACTGCGCCGGTGTTCTACTACGAGCCGCTGCGGATGTGGGTCGTCACCCGCTACGACGACATCTGTAAGGTGGCGCGCGACTGGGAAAGCTACTCCTCAAAAGCCGTCGGCTTCGTGCCGCCGCCGGACGACCTGAAGCACCTGATTCCCGACACCTTCGTCGGCGATCACTACATCTCGCTCGATCCTCCCGAGCACACCGCGGATCGGACCGCGGTGGCGCGGAGTTTCCTGCCGCGCGAATTGCAGAAGCAGGAGGGCAACATCCGGCGGATCGCCAATGAGCTGATCGACGGCTTCATCGCCAGGGGATCCTGCGATTTCATGCAGGAATTCTGCTATCCGTTGTCGCTCGGCGTCATCATGGGGCTGCTCGGCGTGCCGACCGAGAATGCGGCAAATTACCGGATCTGGACCGAGGACCTGTTCGCGGTGCTGACGCCGAAGTCGAAGGATGCGGTGACCAAGCCGATGAGCGAGGAAGAGCGCCGCGAGCGCTGGACCCGGCTCGCCGCCTGCCAGGAATTCTTCGGAGAGCTGGTCGCCGATCGCGGCAAGTGCCCGATGGGCGATCTGGTGAGCACATTGTTGGGAGCCAAGGACCCGGCCGGCAATCCGGCGATTCCGCCGCGGCGGATCATTCGCCAGATCCATGAACTGGTGGCGGCCGGAAACGACACCACCGCGAACCTGATGGCGCAGATGCTGATGTTTCTCGGCGACAATCCGGATCAGGACAAAGAGGTGCGCGGCAATCATGCGCTGTTGCCGGACGTCGTCGAAGAGACGTTGCGCCGCCGCGGCACGTCGCCCGGGCTGTTCCGACTCACCACCAAGCAGACCGAACTGAGCGGCGTGACGATTCCCGAAGGGTCGCTGATCTACCTGTTGTTCATCGCCGGCGGCCTGGACGAGAGCCGCTTCCCGGATTCGGAGAAGTTCGACATCCACCGGCCCAACAAGGAAAAGCATCTGGCGTTCGGCCATGGCCGGCACTCCTGTCTCGGCAATCCACTCGCCCGGCTCGAAGCCAAGGTGGCCTTCGAGGAGCTGTTCAGGCGGCTTCCCGATTTGCACGTCGTGGCCGGACAGTCGCTGGATTACTTGCCGGCGATCACCGTCACCGCGCTGAACCACCTGGAAGTGCAGTGGACGCCGCCGGCGGCGCAGTGAGCAGGATCGGGGGCGCGCGATGTCGAACGATTTGAGCAGTCGGCTCACGGTCCGTCGGATCCACCGCGAGACGCCCGAGATCGTGGTGCTGGACCTCGTGGCGGAGGACCAATCGACCTTGCCGGCGT from Rhodopseudomonas sp. BAL398 encodes the following:
- a CDS encoding cytochrome P450; this translates as MMSTASASFPVLEGFDPFSEEFLSDPAPTIKRAQATAPVFYYEPLRMWVVTRYDDICKVARDWESYSSKAVGFVPPPDDLKHLIPDTFVGDHYISLDPPEHTADRTAVARSFLPRELQKQEGNIRRIANELIDGFIARGSCDFMQEFCYPLSLGVIMGLLGVPTENAANYRIWTEDLFAVLTPKSKDAVTKPMSEEERRERWTRLAACQEFFGELVADRGKCPMGDLVSTLLGAKDPAGNPAIPPRRIIRQIHELVAAGNDTTANLMAQMLMFLGDNPDQDKEVRGNHALLPDVVEETLRRRGTSPGLFRLTTKQTELSGVTIPEGSLIYLLFIAGGLDESRFPDSEKFDIHRPNKEKHLAFGHGRHSCLGNPLARLEAKVAFEELFRRLPDLHVVAGQSLDYLPAITVTALNHLEVQWTPPAAQ